A genomic region of Ochotona princeps isolate mOchPri1 chromosome 17, mOchPri1.hap1, whole genome shotgun sequence contains the following coding sequences:
- the TMEM11 gene encoding transmembrane protein 11, mitochondrial, giving the protein MAAWGRRRLGPGSSGGGSARERVSLSASDCYIVHEIYNGENAQDQFEYELEQALEAQYKYIVIEPTRIGDETARWITVGNCLHKTAVLAGTACLCTPWALPLDYSHYISLPAGALSLACCTLYGISWQFDPCCKYQVEYDAYKLSRLPLHTLTSSTPVVLVRKDDLHRKRLHNTIALAALVYCVKKVYELYAV; this is encoded by the exons ATGGCCGCCTGGGGAAGGAGGCGTCTCGGCCcgggcagcagcggcggcggcagcgcCCGGGAGAG GGTGAGCCTGTCGGCCAGCGACTGCTACATCGTGCACGAGATCTACAATGGTGAGAACGCCCAGGACCAGTTTGAGTATGAGCTGGAGCAGGCTCTGGAGGCGCAGTACAAGTACATCGTGATCGAGCCCACACGCATTGGCGACGAGACGGCGCGCTGGATCACTGTGGGCAACTGCCTGCACAAGACGGCCGTGCTGGCGGGCACCGCCTGCCTCTGCACGCCCTGGGCCTTGCCCCTGGATTACTCCCACTACATCTCCCTGCCCGCCGGCgcactcagcctggcctgctgcacCCTCTACGGCATCTCCTGGCAGTTCGACCCTTGCTGCAAGTACCAGGTGGAGTACGATGCCTACAAACTGTCGCGCCTGCCGCTGCACACGCTCACCTCGTCCACGCCCGTGGTGCTGGTCCGCAAGGACGACCTGCACAGAAAGAGACTGCACAACACGATAGCGCTGGCCGCCCTGGTGTACTGTGTAAAGAAGGTGTACGAGCTCTACGCCGTATGA